The Thermococcus thermotolerans genome contains a region encoding:
- the cgi121 gene encoding KEOPS complex subunit Cgi121 — protein sequence MREITENLHITKVHVKNAESLIPKLGGDVQIVSAECWEAVAFAALVVLRSFERNTNHARTPGGELLIRLAGTLQIKDAIARNGIKNGENYLVVFGTRERALEVLSELNLNELPMTDCEREKVKTFFEKAALIEVL from the coding sequence ATGAGAGAGATAACGGAAAACCTCCACATCACAAAGGTCCACGTGAAAAACGCCGAGAGCCTTATTCCAAAACTTGGAGGGGACGTTCAGATAGTCAGTGCCGAGTGCTGGGAGGCCGTGGCATTTGCGGCATTGGTGGTGCTCCGTTCGTTTGAGAGAAATACAAACCACGCGAGAACACCGGGGGGAGAACTGCTCATTCGCCTGGCCGGAACGCTCCAGATAAAAGATGCCATAGCCCGAAACGGTATAAAAAACGGCGAGAACTATTTGGTGGTCTTTGGAACCCGCGAAAGGGCTCTGGAAGTGTTAAGCGAACTCAACCTTAACGAGCTTCCAATGACCGACTGTGAGCGGGAAAAAGTGAAAACTTTTTTTGAAAAAGCGGCACTCATTGAAGTTTTGTAG
- a CDS encoding ribbon-helix-helix domain-containing protein, whose protein sequence is MSRMRIISVQLPQGLINAMDQLVKKGVYPNRSEIIREAIRELLKKELYQLETEERSTPDYILK, encoded by the coding sequence ATGAGCAGAATGCGTATCATCAGTGTACAGCTCCCCCAGGGCTTGATTAACGCCATGGATCAGCTGGTTAAGAAGGGTGTTTATCCCAACAGAAGCGAAATCATCAGGGAAGCTATTCGCGAGCTTTTGAAGAAGGAGCTTTATCAGCTCGAGACTGAGGAACGCTCAACGCCTGACTACATCCTGAAATAA
- the ftsZ gene encoding cell division protein FtsZ, translated as MVFKLLEQAGIKLDLDDEPRTAKFEGFSDENLEDLIRIVIVGVGGSGNNTITRLYELGVQGAELIAMNTDAQHLARTKAHRKLLLGKEITQGKGSGGNPEIGYRAAEASAHEIAETIGDADLVFITAGMGNGTGTGAAPVVAKVIKERARHNGRFREPLVVSVVTYPFKNEGKIRIEKAKAGIKALMYYSDTVIIIENDKLLKLVPKLPINAAFRFADEIIARMVKGITETIKLPSMVNIDFADVYSVMHNGGAALIGIGESDSSNRAVDAVKNALENKMLEVEYGSGDRALVHFTVGPDVSLGEINDAMNIVYEKLGEKSEIKWGARIDEDMGKVVRAMVIMTGVKSPHILGGEHALRVGSSFKENIITPEPVKPFKSTDNGFDKIFTTIAKKEKKELPPYARRVLDDFIDIA; from the coding sequence ATGGTATTTAAACTCCTGGAACAGGCCGGAATAAAACTTGATCTGGACGACGAGCCCAGAACCGCAAAGTTTGAGGGGTTCTCCGACGAAAACCTTGAGGATCTGATACGAATCGTCATAGTCGGTGTCGGTGGTTCTGGAAACAACACCATAACCAGGCTTTACGAGCTTGGCGTTCAGGGTGCGGAGCTCATAGCCATGAACACCGACGCCCAGCACCTTGCTAGGACGAAGGCCCACAGGAAGCTTCTCCTCGGCAAGGAGATAACTCAGGGCAAGGGCTCCGGTGGAAACCCTGAGATAGGCTACCGGGCGGCAGAAGCGAGCGCCCACGAGATTGCCGAGACCATTGGTGACGCCGATCTTGTGTTCATAACCGCAGGCATGGGTAACGGTACCGGTACGGGCGCTGCTCCCGTTGTTGCCAAAGTCATAAAGGAGCGTGCCAGGCACAACGGCCGCTTTAGGGAACCGCTTGTCGTCAGCGTTGTAACCTATCCGTTCAAGAACGAGGGTAAGATAAGGATTGAGAAGGCCAAAGCGGGAATAAAGGCCCTCATGTACTACTCCGACACTGTTATCATCATCGAGAACGACAAGCTCCTCAAGCTCGTTCCGAAGCTCCCCATTAATGCCGCCTTCCGCTTTGCCGACGAGATAATAGCCAGGATGGTTAAGGGCATCACCGAAACCATAAAGCTCCCATCCATGGTTAACATCGATTTCGCCGACGTTTACAGCGTCATGCACAACGGAGGTGCGGCACTCATTGGAATAGGTGAGAGCGACTCAAGCAACAGGGCGGTTGATGCCGTCAAGAACGCGCTCGAAAACAAGATGCTTGAGGTAGAGTACGGTAGCGGGGACAGGGCACTGGTTCACTTCACCGTCGGGCCTGATGTGAGCCTCGGCGAGATAAACGACGCCATGAACATCGTTTACGAGAAGCTCGGCGAGAAGAGCGAAATCAAGTGGGGTGCGAGGATAGACGAGGATATGGGCAAGGTCGTCAGGGCAATGGTCATCATGACAGGCGTTAAAAGCCCCCACATCCTGGGCGGTGAACACGCCCTCCGCGTTGGCTCCTCCTTCAAGGAGAACATCATAACTCCGGAACCCGTTAAGCCCTTCAAGTCGACGGACAATGGCTTCGACAAGATATTCACGACAATCGCCAAGAAGGAGAAGAAGGAACTCCCGCCCTACGCGAGAAGGGTTCTCGATGATTTCATAGACATCGCCTGA
- a CDS encoding ParA family protein: MAVVISVANQKGGVGKTTLTMNLGHALAAMGKRVLLVDIDPQFNLTFGLIGMDVLQYGDSNVGTLMTRESDIEDTIVEVRENLHLIPSHLNLSAREIEIINAYNRERRLEKALTPILPDYDYVLIDNPPSMGIFLVNSLTASDYVLIPLELSYFGVIGMQLMFNLMRMIREETNENLKLLGLVPNKFTRQTKVPKMRLKELRATYPDAPILTTIPKAIALEKAQSQGMSIFEFDGDGRASKALLKLAREVVEIVEG, encoded by the coding sequence GTGGCCGTCGTAATCAGCGTAGCCAATCAGAAGGGCGGAGTTGGGAAGACCACTCTGACCATGAACCTCGGCCATGCATTAGCGGCCATGGGTAAGAGGGTTCTTCTCGTTGACATAGACCCGCAGTTCAACCTTACCTTTGGGCTGATAGGCATGGACGTCCTTCAGTACGGGGACAGCAACGTGGGGACGCTGATGACCAGGGAGAGCGATATCGAGGACACAATCGTTGAGGTGCGGGAGAACCTCCACCTAATCCCGAGCCACCTCAATCTCTCCGCCAGGGAGATAGAAATCATCAACGCCTACAACCGTGAAAGGCGTCTTGAAAAGGCCCTAACTCCAATACTGCCCGACTACGACTACGTGCTCATAGACAACCCACCGAGTATGGGAATTTTCCTGGTCAACTCGCTCACGGCTTCGGACTATGTCCTGATACCCCTTGAGCTGAGCTACTTCGGTGTCATAGGAATGCAGCTCATGTTCAACCTCATGCGCATGATCCGTGAGGAAACCAACGAGAACCTGAAGTTACTCGGCCTCGTCCCCAACAAGTTCACCCGCCAGACGAAGGTTCCGAAGATGCGTCTCAAGGAGCTCAGGGCAACCTATCCGGACGCCCCAATACTGACCACTATTCCGAAGGCGATAGCCCTTGAAAAGGCCCAGAGCCAGGGGATGAGCATATTCGAGTTCGACGGAGATGGTAGGGCCTCCAAGGCTCTTCTAAAACTCGCGAGAGAGGTGGTTGAAATTGTCGAAGGATAA
- a CDS encoding CopG family transcriptional regulator: MSKDKIPKLFDGSVNELTRPSRPKKDRKAKSKDMKREKKQKTLYISLDMNRKLIELYGEEGRRQSVIVEDAVNLYYYLKLALGEMKFDELMSAVKREDPEFLREYMGRFKL; the protein is encoded by the coding sequence TTGTCGAAGGATAAAATTCCCAAGCTTTTTGATGGTTCCGTTAACGAGCTTACGCGGCCGTCAAGGCCCAAGAAAGACCGGAAGGCCAAGTCAAAGGACATGAAAAGGGAGAAGAAGCAGAAGACCCTTTACATCAGTCTCGACATGAACAGAAAGCTCATCGAGCTCTACGGCGAGGAGGGCAGGAGGCAGAGCGTCATAGTCGAGGACGCGGTCAACCTCTACTACTACCTGAAGCTTGCCCTAGGGGAAATGAAGTTCGATGAGCTGATGAGTGCGGTGAAAAGAGAGGATCCGGAGTTCCTGAGGGAGTACATGGGTAGATTCAAACTCTGA
- a CDS encoding FAD synthase: MEEKGGGKRKIRVLVGGVFDILHVGHIHFLSQAKALGDELIVIVAHDETVRRQKRREPVNSAEDRAELLRALKVVDEVYIGSPGGIDYELVKRINPDIVAVGPDQRFSCERLKDELKKHGINAEVIRIPYLYKRDRAKTSKIIQRIIETFCD, from the coding sequence ATGGAGGAAAAAGGCGGGGGAAAAAGAAAAATCCGCGTCCTCGTCGGTGGGGTTTTCGACATCCTGCACGTCGGCCATATCCATTTTCTCAGCCAGGCCAAGGCTCTGGGAGATGAGCTGATAGTGATAGTCGCCCACGACGAGACCGTTAGGAGACAAAAACGCAGGGAGCCCGTGAACAGTGCCGAAGACAGGGCAGAACTCCTCAGGGCACTAAAGGTCGTGGACGAGGTTTACATAGGTTCCCCCGGAGGAATAGATTATGAGCTTGTGAAGCGGATAAACCCGGATATAGTCGCAGTGGGGCCCGACCAGAGATTCAGCTGCGAGCGCCTTAAGGATGAACTGAAGAAGCACGGAATAAACGCGGAGGTCATAAGGATACCCTACCTCTACAAGAGGGACAGGGCAAAGACCAGCAAAATAATCCAGAGGATAATAGAAACGTTCTGCGACTGA
- a CDS encoding RNA-binding protein: MELKVKHPLSKKEVKEIIREMGAVFGEEIAKKMLNKKDRVEVAEFDKTTEILLVNGKPFFIRRKDLIFPLVIALYELSNEEDLRKWPRRVVVDAGAVPFIIKGADVMAAGITDADENIREGDFVFVVEEDYGRPLAIGIALMSGKAMKEKPKGKAVKNIHHAKDRIWELTVG; encoded by the coding sequence ATGGAGCTGAAGGTCAAGCACCCTCTCAGCAAGAAGGAGGTCAAGGAGATAATCCGCGAGATGGGGGCAGTATTCGGTGAGGAGATAGCAAAGAAGATGCTCAACAAGAAGGACAGGGTCGAGGTTGCAGAGTTCGACAAGACGACTGAGATACTCCTCGTTAACGGCAAGCCGTTCTTCATCAGGAGGAAAGACCTCATATTCCCGCTGGTCATAGCCCTCTACGAGCTCTCCAACGAGGAGGACCTGCGGAAGTGGCCGAGAAGGGTAGTGGTCGACGCCGGTGCGGTGCCGTTCATAATAAAGGGTGCCGACGTCATGGCGGCAGGGATAACCGATGCCGATGAGAACATCAGGGAGGGCGACTTCGTCTTTGTGGTGGAGGAGGACTACGGAAGGCCTTTGGCCATAGGCATCGCCCTGATGAGCGGTAAGGCCATGAAGGAGAAGCCCAAGGGAAAGGCAGTGAAGAACATCCACCACGCCAAGGACAGGATCTGGGAGCTGACGGTGGGCTGA
- the pyrF gene encoding orotidine-5'-phosphate decarboxylase: MKKLILALDVYDRERALEIAECTADYLWAIKVNWPLIIGSGLEIITELKQVTGLPVIADLKLADIPNTNRLIASKVFEAGADYIIVHGFPGKDSVEAVMELGETIIVVEMSHPGAREFIQPATDKLIELANELEPFGVIAPATRPERVSYIRSKLKPGIKILTPGVGAQGGKAREVLKAGADYIIVGRSIYAGENPRESARILYEETLEV, encoded by the coding sequence ATGAAAAAGCTTATTCTCGCCCTTGACGTATACGACCGGGAGAGGGCACTTGAGATAGCAGAGTGCACGGCGGACTATCTCTGGGCAATTAAGGTGAACTGGCCGCTGATAATAGGCTCCGGCCTGGAAATCATCACGGAGCTGAAGCAGGTTACGGGACTTCCGGTAATAGCGGACCTCAAGCTGGCGGACATACCGAACACCAACAGGCTGATAGCGAGTAAAGTCTTCGAGGCCGGGGCGGACTACATCATTGTCCATGGCTTCCCCGGGAAGGACAGCGTTGAGGCCGTTATGGAGCTTGGGGAGACCATAATCGTCGTCGAGATGAGTCATCCCGGCGCGAGGGAGTTCATCCAGCCGGCGACGGACAAACTAATCGAGCTGGCCAACGAGCTTGAGCCCTTTGGCGTCATAGCACCGGCTACGAGGCCGGAGCGCGTTTCGTACATACGCTCTAAGCTGAAGCCTGGAATCAAAATTCTCACCCCAGGTGTTGGAGCCCAGGGGGGTAAGGCTAGAGAGGTTTTAAAGGCCGGTGCCGACTACATCATAGTGGGCCGGTCGATATACGCAGGAGAGAACCCTCGGGAAAGCGCACGGATTCTCTATGAGGAAACCCTGGAGGTGTGA
- a CDS encoding DUF4443 domain-containing protein has product MSWKRGAYPEFTLEDAVAVLFMLQNPTGRKAISEVLDLGEGSVRTLLKKLSLLGVISSTQRGHSLNREGIKLLERLSENFSEVQRVGEVEGYPAYGLVVRNPPEFKSIELRDEAIRFFAKGAMILVVRDGEPVFPEDERPLSETMPALAERLGEAFRLNDGDLVVVTWAEKEADAMKSAYHVALTLKGDGLSEEIKSLVR; this is encoded by the coding sequence ATGAGCTGGAAGAGAGGAGCCTATCCTGAGTTCACGCTTGAGGATGCCGTTGCGGTTCTTTTCATGCTCCAGAATCCGACGGGGAGAAAGGCGATATCAGAAGTTCTTGACCTTGGAGAGGGAAGCGTCAGGACGCTTTTGAAGAAGCTTTCACTGCTGGGCGTTATAAGCTCAACCCAGCGGGGGCATTCACTCAACAGGGAGGGAATAAAGCTCCTTGAGAGACTATCGGAGAACTTTTCGGAGGTTCAGAGGGTTGGAGAGGTCGAAGGCTACCCTGCATACGGGCTGGTGGTCAGAAATCCGCCGGAGTTCAAGAGCATCGAGCTCCGCGACGAGGCCATAAGGTTCTTTGCCAAGGGGGCCATGATCCTCGTCGTGAGAGACGGCGAGCCCGTTTTTCCGGAGGATGAGAGGCCGTTGAGTGAAACCATGCCCGCTCTGGCCGAAAGACTGGGGGAGGCCTTCAGGCTGAACGATGGAGACCTCGTCGTGGTAACCTGGGCGGAGAAAGAGGCCGACGCCATGAAGAGCGCCTACCACGTTGCACTGACCCTCAAGGGCGACGGACTGTCTGAGGAGATAAAGTCCCTCGTGAGGTGA
- a CDS encoding inositol-3-phosphate synthase yields the protein MVRVVILGQGYVASIFASGLEKIKAGKMEPYGVPLADELPIKIRDIQIVGSYDVDKSKVGKDLYEVVKSYDPEAPESLKGLTIRKGIHLRSLRNLPIEATGLEDDMTLREAVEHLVNEWKELKAEVFINVCTTEAFVPFGSREELEKAIAEDNRERLTATQVYAYAIAQYAREVGGAAFVNAIPTLIANDPAFVELAKESNMVVFGDDGATGATPLTADVLSHLAQRNRYVLDIAQFNIGGNNDFLALTDKERNKSKEFTKSSVVKELLGYDAPHYIKPTGFLEPLGDKKFIAMHIEYVSFNGARDELVITGRINDSPALAGLLVDLVRLGKIAIEKKAFGTVYEVNAFYMKNPGPKEMGNIPRIIAHEKMRAWAGLKPRWL from the coding sequence ATGGTCAGGGTTGTCATACTCGGACAGGGATACGTTGCAAGCATCTTCGCGAGCGGTCTGGAAAAAATAAAGGCCGGAAAGATGGAGCCGTACGGCGTTCCCCTCGCCGATGAGCTTCCGATTAAAATCAGGGACATCCAGATAGTCGGTTCCTACGACGTTGATAAAAGCAAGGTTGGAAAGGACCTCTATGAGGTCGTCAAGAGCTACGACCCAGAGGCACCGGAGAGCCTCAAGGGACTCACCATAAGGAAAGGAATTCACCTGAGGAGCCTAAGGAACCTTCCTATCGAGGCCACCGGCCTTGAGGACGACATGACGCTCAGAGAAGCGGTCGAACACCTCGTTAACGAGTGGAAAGAACTCAAGGCTGAGGTCTTCATCAACGTCTGCACCACTGAAGCTTTTGTCCCCTTTGGAAGCAGGGAGGAGCTTGAGAAGGCCATCGCCGAGGACAACAGGGAGAGGCTCACGGCGACCCAGGTCTACGCCTATGCCATAGCCCAGTACGCCAGGGAGGTCGGAGGCGCTGCCTTCGTCAACGCGATTCCAACGCTGATAGCCAACGACCCGGCCTTCGTCGAGCTCGCCAAGGAGAGCAACATGGTGGTCTTCGGTGACGACGGTGCCACCGGTGCAACTCCGCTCACCGCCGATGTGCTCAGCCACCTCGCCCAGAGGAACAGGTATGTGCTCGACATAGCCCAGTTCAACATCGGCGGAAACAACGACTTCCTTGCCCTAACCGACAAGGAGAGGAACAAGAGCAAGGAGTTCACCAAGAGCTCCGTCGTCAAGGAGCTCCTCGGCTACGATGCACCGCACTACATCAAGCCCACGGGCTTCCTCGAACCCCTCGGCGACAAGAAGTTCATAGCGATGCACATCGAGTACGTCAGCTTCAACGGTGCCAGGGATGAGCTCGTCATCACCGGCAGGATAAACGACAGCCCTGCCTTGGCGGGACTCCTCGTCGACCTTGTGAGACTTGGAAAGATAGCCATTGAGAAGAAGGCCTTCGGAACGGTCTACGAGGTCAACGCCTTCTACATGAAGAACCCGGGTCCGAAGGAGATGGGCAACATACCGCGCATCATCGCCCACGAGAAGATGAGGGCCTGGGCTGGTCTGAAGCCGAGATGGCTCTGA
- a CDS encoding extracellular solute-binding protein, producing the protein MRAAALWLIALVIFGVIASGCIGGEEAKTSQADVQLTGDITKDLVEIGKVLEQNGVNEVKFSAWGSGDPNSVMRVYGIVEAARRINKIWADNGINVKIVITETHYVASFQDAYKEYLSKQPLGQAGDFFVNSYAFLPTLADEGYILDITDYAKAYQSVIDDFYPSMIEASKYDGKLYGLPQDTEARPLYIRKDVAQKIGFDLNGLDEKVKKGEFTWSDVYYWAKKAKDEGAAEWGLIHRKGSAHPDLIQFIFAFGGKLYDPNTGKLVVDVPAVYKWLYVEWKFARGGLLPEDIMSWDWAKQIHPAIVEGRALFDIGGTWYWTEWQTKQYYAKGGTPRGLKPEEVRDWFYYTLFPAGEKGDKPVTLSQPFVWMINSKAGQLNPKYDELKDVYHKLAFLMLIKASDPDINAIHSVISAHLPVRKEAAKLIKDEKWLNDLKALNLDLSDDVKNNIRDIVQATVNPINAQFLANVSYMLEYTHLAPAHPKYPALADIFKEAVDKVLRGEMTPEEAVNYIIQKVNADPELKENVEIQGEIPKDWKFPQG; encoded by the coding sequence ATGAGGGCCGCGGCACTATGGCTGATTGCACTGGTAATTTTCGGAGTAATTGCCAGCGGCTGCATCGGTGGCGAGGAAGCGAAGACTTCTCAGGCTGATGTTCAGCTTACTGGAGACATTACAAAGGATCTTGTGGAGATAGGAAAGGTTCTGGAGCAGAACGGGGTTAATGAGGTCAAGTTTTCGGCCTGGGGTTCCGGCGACCCGAACAGTGTCATGAGGGTTTACGGAATAGTTGAAGCCGCGAGGAGAATAAACAAAATCTGGGCCGACAACGGGATCAACGTCAAGATCGTCATAACCGAGACCCACTACGTTGCCTCCTTCCAGGATGCCTACAAGGAGTACCTCAGCAAGCAGCCCCTCGGGCAGGCCGGAGACTTCTTCGTGAACAGCTATGCTTTCCTACCGACACTGGCTGACGAGGGCTACATACTCGACATAACTGACTATGCCAAGGCCTATCAGAGCGTTATCGACGACTTCTACCCGTCCATGATTGAGGCCTCAAAGTACGACGGAAAGCTCTACGGCCTGCCTCAGGACACCGAGGCGAGGCCGCTCTACATAAGGAAGGACGTGGCCCAGAAGATAGGGTTCGACCTCAACGGCCTCGATGAGAAGGTTAAGAAGGGCGAGTTCACCTGGAGCGACGTCTACTACTGGGCCAAGAAGGCCAAGGACGAAGGCGCCGCCGAGTGGGGCCTCATCCACAGGAAGGGTTCGGCTCATCCAGACCTGATACAGTTCATCTTCGCCTTCGGCGGAAAGCTCTACGATCCGAACACCGGAAAGCTCGTCGTCGACGTTCCGGCGGTTTACAAGTGGCTCTACGTTGAGTGGAAGTTCGCCCGCGGTGGCCTGCTCCCGGAGGACATAATGAGCTGGGACTGGGCCAAGCAGATACACCCGGCCATAGTCGAGGGCAGGGCGCTCTTCGACATAGGCGGAACCTGGTATTGGACGGAGTGGCAGACCAAGCAGTACTACGCCAAGGGCGGAACACCGAGGGGCCTGAAGCCTGAAGAGGTGAGGGACTGGTTCTACTATACCCTCTTCCCCGCTGGAGAGAAGGGGGACAAGCCGGTAACCCTCAGCCAGCCCTTCGTCTGGATGATAAACTCCAAGGCGGGCCAGCTGAACCCGAAGTACGACGAGCTCAAAGACGTTTACCACAAGCTCGCCTTCCTGATGCTCATCAAGGCCAGCGACCCGGACATAAACGCCATACACAGCGTCATCTCCGCCCACCTGCCGGTGAGAAAGGAAGCTGCAAAGCTCATCAAGGACGAGAAGTGGCTCAACGACCTCAAGGCCCTCAACCTCGACCTGAGCGACGATGTGAAGAACAACATCAGGGACATAGTCCAGGCGACCGTCAACCCGATAAACGCCCAGTTCCTGGCGAACGTCAGCTACATGCTCGAATACACCCACCTCGCTCCGGCACACCCGAAGTATCCGGCTTTGGCCGACATCTTCAAGGAGGCTGTCGACAAGGTTCTGAGGGGCGAGATGACCCCGGAGGAGGCCGTCAACTACATCATCCAGAAGGTCAACGCCGACCCGGAGCTCAAGGAAAACGTCGAGATACAGGGTGAGATACCCAAGGACTGGAAGTTCCCGCAGGGATGA
- a CDS encoding carbohydrate ABC transporter permease, giving the protein MTKGKLRDLSFFLSPMVLMVFLFYLVPLVMTIYISMTRMRNWNVDRYLTEFVGLYNYERLFYMFQHDPTFKAVILTTVVFVGITLMINVFGGLALALATFFINERPASSYRLLWLLPRMSPIAVYSLVWYYFFHGSEIGTLNSILMSLGLISEPIPWGQVTPWGAWSVIIFVNGLVGVSFGMIVFTSALNQIPKELVIAARVDGASSWQISRRILIPMIKWHLLYVLTWQFLSLLTTYPHLFLLVQWDLVNRDYGTTLALYVFNTAFGRGEQDQGLAAAAAVILSIIGILGGFVTLKVLKFERMMKKPRGDF; this is encoded by the coding sequence ATGACAAAGGGAAAGCTCAGGGACCTTTCCTTCTTTCTTTCCCCAATGGTGCTGATGGTGTTCCTGTTCTATCTGGTGCCCCTAGTCATGACCATCTACATAAGCATGACCCGGATGAGGAACTGGAACGTTGACAGGTACCTTACCGAGTTCGTCGGCCTCTACAACTATGAGAGGCTCTTCTACATGTTCCAGCACGACCCGACGTTTAAGGCCGTGATCCTGACGACCGTTGTATTCGTTGGGATAACGCTCATGATAAACGTCTTCGGCGGCCTTGCGCTGGCCCTTGCGACCTTCTTCATCAACGAGAGGCCGGCATCTTCATACAGGCTTCTGTGGCTCCTCCCCAGGATGTCGCCGATAGCGGTTTACAGCCTCGTCTGGTACTACTTCTTCCACGGGAGTGAAATAGGAACCCTGAACTCGATCCTCATGAGTCTCGGCCTCATCTCGGAGCCCATCCCCTGGGGCCAGGTAACACCCTGGGGGGCGTGGAGTGTGATAATCTTCGTCAACGGCCTGGTGGGTGTAAGTTTCGGAATGATAGTCTTCACCTCGGCCTTGAATCAGATACCAAAGGAACTCGTCATAGCCGCGAGGGTCGATGGCGCCTCCTCCTGGCAGATATCGAGGCGGATTCTGATTCCGATGATCAAATGGCACCTCCTCTACGTCCTGACGTGGCAGTTCCTCAGTCTTCTCACGACCTATCCGCACCTCTTCCTGCTCGTCCAGTGGGATCTCGTCAACAGGGACTACGGAACGACCTTGGCACTCTACGTCTTCAACACAGCCTTCGGCAGAGGAGAACAGGACCAGGGATTGGCCGCTGCAGCGGCTGTCATACTCTCCATAATCGGAATCCTCGGCGGCTTCGTGACGCTCAAGGTCCTCAAGTTTGAGAGGATGATGAAAAAGCCCAGGGGGGACTTCTGA